From Montipora foliosa isolate CH-2021 chromosome 6, ASM3666993v2, whole genome shotgun sequence, a single genomic window includes:
- the LOC138005934 gene encoding uncharacterized protein codes for MVTQGCHRGKGNLSMAWVDVTKAYDSVDHDWLCEMMEVHRFPRWLERVVTKLCSKWNTKTVTTTKLGKEISESIQFKRGLPQGDSLRPRLFTNCLNPIAWSLKATEGYRLSKPLSTKVTDLLYIDDLKIYAASEKKLNTVLRLTRGKQYKFLGVLETSKQEDQLAFKVASEEYLKRLSVIWSSPLSDYQRVVASNQYALPVLSYLVWTQHLPVTNLQQIDRKARKILVSNGGKHPVGSTALCYLSRNQGGRGVRSVEDEYKAIKIKGALKLFKNTDTTMELVRKFEERSGVLGHSSLIKEATSLEEILD; via the exons ATGGTCACACAAGGCTGTCATCGTGGTAAAGGGAACCTGAGTATGGCGTGGGTAGACGTCACAAAGGCATATGACTCCGTTGATCATGATTGGCTCTGCGAAATGATGGAAGTACACCGATTCCCGAGATGGTTGGAAAGGGTGGTTACCAAGCTCTGCAGCAAGTGGAACACCAAGACTGTCACCACAACAAAGTTAGGCAAGGAAATATCAGAGAGTATCCAATTTAAACGCGGTCTTCCCCAAGGAGACTCACTACGCCCGAGGCTTTTTACCAACTGCCTAAATCCCATCGCATGGTCACTTAAGGCGACAGAGGGGTATAGATTGTCCAAGCCACTGAGCACTAAGGTGACGGACCTTCTCTACATTGACGATCTTAAGATCTATGCAGCGTCGGAGAAGAAGTTGAATACCGTCCTCAGATTAACCAGAG GCAAGCAGTACAAATTTCTTGGAGTACTGGAAACATCGAAACAAGAAGATCAACTGGCTTTTAAGGTTGCCTCAGAGGAGTATTTGAAGAGACTCTCTGTTATATGGTCCAGCCCTCTTTCAGATTACCAGCGAGTGGTTGCTTCAAACCAGTATGCCCTGCCTGTTCTGAGCTATTTGGTGTGGACCCAGCACCTGCCAGTCACTAACCTTCAACAAATCGATCGAAAAGCACGGAAGATCTTGGTCAGCAATGGTGGTAAACATCCTGTGGGCTCAACCGCATTGTGCTACCTATCGCGGAATCAGGGTGGGCGAGGCGTGAGATCGGTGGAGGACGAGTACAAGGCCATCAAGATCAAAGGCGCACTTAAACTGTTCAAGAACACTGACACGACAATGGAGCTTGTTCGGAAATTCGAAGAACGTTCAGGTGTGCTAGGCCATAGCTCACTCATCAAGGAGGCGACAAGTTTAGAAGAGATCTTGGATTAG